One window from the genome of Paraclostridium sordellii encodes:
- the rbfA gene encoding 30S ribosome-binding factor RbfA: MASYNRTQRIGEEIRKVVSTMLISGIKDYRINSMVSVTDVEVTSDLSYAYVYVSILGGNKESSMAGLKSACGYIRKEVGKNVKLRHTPEIIFKLDDSIEKGMYMENLIKKVNQESEKNDESSDEETQGE, translated from the coding sequence ATGGCATCATACAATAGAACACAAAGAATAGGTGAAGAAATAAGAAAAGTTGTAAGCACAATGCTTATAAGTGGAATAAAAGATTATAGAATAAATTCTATGGTAAGTGTTACGGATGTTGAAGTAACTAGTGACTTAAGTTATGCTTATGTTTATGTAAGTATATTAGGTGGAAATAAAGAATCAAGCATGGCTGGACTTAAAAGTGCTTGTGGATATATAAGAAAAGAAGTTGGAAAAAATGTTAAGCTTAGACATACTCCAGAAATAATTTTTAAATTAGATGATTCTATAGAAAAAGGTATGTATATGGAAAATCTAATCAAAAAAGTTAACCAAGAGAGTGAAAAGAACGATGAAAGTTCAGATGAAGAAACTCAAGGAGAATAG